One genomic region from Candidatus Methylomirabilota bacterium encodes:
- a CDS encoding thioesterase family protein, whose amino-acid sequence MSDIAAPFDVHRDVVRPEWIDHNQHMNMGYYLVVFDLATDAFLAWVGLDAAHRRDK is encoded by the coding sequence ATGAGCGACATCGCGGCGCCCTTCGATGTCCATCGCGACGTGGTCCGGCCGGAGTGGATCGACCACAACCAGCACATGAACATGGGGTACTACCTGGTGGTCTTCGACTTGGCCACCGACGCCTTTCTGGCCTGGGTCGGATTGGATGCTGCGCACCGCCGCGACAAG